The sequence GTTTAAGACAATATTAATTGTATACAATTATTGATAGATATTATTCATCAGTTTTGGTCCATATTAAAAACACTTTCTAATATTTTTGCTGTCTCTGCttgttttttacaattttggaTATAGGTGTATAGGTAGCTTATCAAATACTTAACATCTCATTCAAGCTTAGTATTTACTAAAATAGtttcttttaataaattgttCATAGTCTTTTATTGCGTTACAATATAAATCTCCATTTGTATtgtaattttgaataaataatttctattCGAAGCATTTTTCAAGCTACACAtttagtagaaaaataaatacaaataaagtacgctcaaaaaaaacaaagtaaaaaaaagattttgcTTAAGGGGCTGTACATAGGAGTCTGAAAAAATTACCGGTTATAGTTTTTAATACCTACTTTGCGCGGAAGCGAGCTGGACAGCATTTATCAACAGACTCCCAGGGGAAAAGGATACTTAAGATATACTTTCCAGATATGTCAAATATTTTGGTTTAGATCAGATCGatcgtttattgtttattatatatatatggggcTGAGGTTAGGCGCTCGGAAGGAAAGGGTACTCTAAAGCATCTTTTTCTCTAGGATCCCGTTGACGGCTGCTATCCGACTCGCTTCCGCGCAAAGACGGTATCAAAAACTATAACCAGTAATTTTTTCAGACTTCTATGTAAAGccatttttctaaaagttgGGAGCAAAGGAGCGCGTCAACTTAAAACGgttagtatatctatataactGGTGTGGTGGCCCCTTAAAACAAATTTCTAATTGAGTTTCTGGtacttattaaaaatgatatataggaatgatttttttacagaGAACATAATGTTACTGTTATTGCATGCATGTAACCCAGGTGGGCTCTTTGTCCAATAAAAAAATGCTGTGCAAACATTTTAACTATTGATTATGAAAACCAAGCTTTCATCATTCATCAATATTCAAGCACtacttacatttttaaaaactactcaaagccttagaaaaaatgttgaaaactGCTGCACATTTTTTTGAAGCATTGCTTCTAGTTCTAGTAAGCTGAAACAGCTTCTTTAATAAATTGTGCTTTTTATTTGCTTATATAATATGATATCCAATTAGATAAACAACATTGTTTTTGTACAATCGTAATTAAATTGTAGAAATTAGCTATGCTTACAAATTCTTATAATACATAATCTAATTGGATATCCTAGTGGCACTTTCTGTTATAAAACTTTCAAAGAGTGAAGTTATATTTCTTTGTTATAAAATATTGATTAgtgaaaaaatatagaaagctGAATCGGAAGTATTAATATCGTACAATTGATTCGCACTTTACTCTGATGTAAAATCAAGTTGACATTGTAATCAATGTCAAgtatacgtattttttatttcattagtCTATGTAACACCTAAGCAAAAATTGATATGGGAAATGACTTTTAAGATCAAAAtcacttttataaaatactctATACAACTATAGAAGTCATCAGTGCAATCAtccataaaataaaatattgttgtgACCGAGCCAGAACGTTTGAACACCCCTAGTAGCGACAGCAAGAACGTCGCAAATGTTATTGTTTATGTTCAATCAGATCGTGATGAGCTTCAACGTGTTCCCGTGTTTGAATAAAGTCTGAGTTTGAGTTCCGTTTCATAAATAAGGTGTTGTTACTTACGTTCACTTGAACCCAGTCATAACAATATCATTCGTGATGCCTCAGAGTTCTTTTTCCCATTACCTTTGGCTTAGACTTTGAAAgactattattttattaattgtcaGTTCTTAATTCTCAATGATTGACTTTGAGTGAATAGagtcaattttaaattttagaaaaGCAATGTACCCATTCCACCCATTTCATTTTGCTCCTTAACAAAGATTTCAAAGTATTGATATATGATCGTCACAGCAAGTAAGATTCCAGTTCCTGAACCAATTGCTCCAAGAAAATCAGCTAAAACCGAAAGAGCACCAATACAGAGACCTCCAAATGCTGCTGCAGTAGGGATGTAGCGATTCAGTTCATGAATCAATGACTTTTCTCTGTGACCTTGCATCACCATCTGAGaatcttttaattgtttagcaACCTTtgaaaatagttaaaaaaaaatgtattaatgaTTTATGTTTTTAGTaaacttttataaaagtaGCACGAAGCATACATACATCTTTAGCAGAACTTCCAGAGATTTCAATCCAACTCTTGGAGAAGAAGGCGCAAGATCCCAACATGAATAGAATGTAAAGGAAGGCATGGACAGGATCTTGCACAATGTGTCCCACAGATTCTGGGGGGGAAAGGTAATAGCAAAGTCCACCTACTGGGTAAGACCGAGCAGGACCCCCACCCCCAACATCAGACCATACACCCAGTAAGTTGACGATGATGTTGCCATGGAATTTTACAGCCAGCATTTGAGAAATGACATACAGGTTCGAAACCAATGCAGATTGTAAAATGATTGGAATATTGCTGGTGTAAAACAGTTTTATAGGGTAACTGCTCTGCTGTCCACGGTATCTGGCAGATTTGATTGGAAGATCCACTCGGAAGCCCTAataggaaaaagaaaatattcatgaatgagaatgtttaaatttttattaagcttattgtttgaataaaatattgtgctgtcaaaaatgtttattgtaaaatgtatgtaaagacaaagaaattaaatgtatataaagAGTGGAAAGGCATTGTAAGACTCTAAAATTGCTTGTATTTACCTGGAAGTATATGACTATGGCAAAGACCAGAATGGTGGCCAATAAATTCATCAAGTTGGGAAGGTTCTGCCTGTAGAAAGCCTCTCGAAGCGCACGGACCTTGTCTTGTCTGGTAGCTAAGAGATGGAACAGAGCAATAACAGCACCTTCGAATTCAGTACCACGTCCGGTATTGACAGTCGCTGGAGAGAATGCTTTCCAGACAATGGTTTCGCAGATGTTGGTAGCAATGAAGAGCGAGATACCGCTTCCCAAACCGTATCCCTTCTGGAGTAGCTCGTCCAACAGCAAGACGATCAGTCCAGCAACAAACAGCTGGATGATAATTAAGAGACAAACTCCAGCACCGATTTCAGCAGGATCGCCATACATTCCAGTCATGACATAGACAATGGCTTGCCCAACAGTGATGATCATACCAAATACTGAAAGAGATGATGCATTGAGTAATATTAAGcataaatcaaagaaaaatattttttcatgacTAACATTTTTGAGCTCCATTAAACAGAGCCCTATCTTTAGCTGTATCGCCAACTTCAATAATCTTGGCGCCGGCCAAAAGCTGCATAATAAGACCAGATGTGACGATTGGAGAAATACCCAACTCCATTAGGGTTCCCCGATTGGAAGCCAAAATGACACGAATCCAGTAGAAGGGATCTGCACTATCTGATGACATGATTCCAAATAGTGGAATCTAGAGTAAATGAAGTACAGTGTTTTAGTGAAAATTCTTGCAGAATAGAATAGGAAATGTGAAAACAGGAAATTTCAGCACTCACCTGGCAGCAAACTAGGAAGATGAATAGCGTTATAGCTGT is a genomic window of Nasonia vitripennis strain AsymCx chromosome 1 unlocalized genomic scaffold, Nvit_psr_1.1 chr1_random0015, whole genome shotgun sequence containing:
- the LOC100114600 gene encoding protein transport protein Sec61 subunit alpha, with amino-acid sequence MGIKFLEVIKPFCSILPEIGKPQRKIQFREKVLWTAITLFIFLVCCQIPLFGIMSSDSADPFYWIRVILASNRGTLMELGISPIVTSGLIMQLLAGAKIIEVGDTAKDRALFNGAQKLFGMIITVGQAIVYVMTGMYGDPAEIGAGVCLLIIIQLFVAGLIVLLLDELLQKGYGLGSGISLFIATNICETIVWKAFSPATVNTGRGTEFEGAVIALFHLLATRQDKVRALREAFYRQNLPNLMNLLATILVFAIVIYFQGFRVDLPIKSARYRGQQSSYPIKLFYTSNIPIILQSALVSNLYVISQMLAVKFHGNIIVNLLGVWSDVGGGGPARSYPVGGLCYYLSPPESVGHIVQDPVHAFLYILFMLGSCAFFSKSWIEISGSSAKDVAKQLKDSQMVMQGHREKSLIHELNRYIPTAAAFGGLCIGALSVLADFLGAIGSGTGILLAVTIIYQYFEIFVKEQNEMGGMGTLLF